From Ictidomys tridecemlineatus isolate mIctTri1 chromosome 2, mIctTri1.hap1, whole genome shotgun sequence, the proteins below share one genomic window:
- the LOC120891335 gene encoding uncharacterized protein LOC120891335 — protein MQFQRIRNVVERLPRRHEARVPHPALHKSKKEMRSPDTEGPRPACSHRHQDAGLSWPQNVVMEACGATSGDLQTGVDHAELFQNSEAQRAGVLLEVKWQSQDRIPGMEKTR, from the exons ATGCAGTTCCAAAG AATCAGGAATGTGGTGGAGCGCCTGCCCCGCAGGCACGAAGCCCGGGTCCCACACCCAGCGCTgcacaaaagcaaaaaagaaatgaggagcCCAGACACAGAGGGGCCGCGGCCTGCCTGCAGTCACAG GCACCAAGACGCAGGGCTCAGCTGGCCTCAGAACGTGGTGATGGAGGCCTGTGGAGCCACCTCGGGTGACCTGCAGACGGGAGTGGACCATGCCGAGCTCTTCCAG AACAGTGAGGCCCAGAGGGCAGGAGTCTTGCTGGAGGtcaagtggcagagccaggacagAATCCCAGGCATGGAAAAAA CCCGTTGA